A segment of the Zingiber officinale cultivar Zhangliang chromosome 8B, Zo_v1.1, whole genome shotgun sequence genome:
cggaccgatcaggatatgtcctgatcggtccatggatcggtctggtgaccgatccacacacaatcagatttgttcgctatttctgcgattcctccactgcatttgatctgcctgattcatgtgatataaccctctgtgctgttagcttttgagtttgcaggatctcaggtatcattccaagcctaatttcaaattaagtccataagaggaatacgacaaatgacctttctgctgtgattcgcggcgcatggtgcatttaaagcatcaacggctactggtgtgatctggctgcgatccgcttgactcctggtgattggttcgagctcagaagacaccagtgaagactgtgatttcattggtgtgagtttagagaaccaggtaaggagtaagagggattggctgcagcgatgattctgtgcagtttgaccacgatccgtgacagcagagaacaggggcttaagaagcagtaaaaagcgagaggaaagtacaacaagaaagcaagaaagtgaaaaaagaaaacaaaatgttctgttgatcgttgaggtgtgctaagttcttgagctctcgggtgagaaactgctatctgtgagttctctgtttccactgatcctcgcgtggttgtaagcgttagttcattcttctttgccaccgagctctgtaagtcttgtgctttaacatatatatttcttgagactttgtggagaggttactccaccgagaaggaggatctttagccggaatttatccggggtgcgatctaccgaagatcaggggtcgtccaccttacggacacgccgaggagtaggggcaagttatccccgaacctcgtaaatccgtgtgttagtgtgcttgtttcctttttgttttagtttcctaattccactgtgctaacaagtttctttgtagaaatttgtgtttaagtttttaagaggctattcaccccccctctagccatctaagatcccaacactttggaggctcaaatggatcttccaatgcaacccattggttccaatccatttggaaccatgtttcCAACCgcgtcctccaataattgaagtcttctttgttgtacggaggtggaattcggatatcccatccgagcggtccttcggactccatcttcttcttcctctagcttcttgctctcttggcggttagtccgtagaagagaaacctggctctaataccacttgttgggaccttgacatccgctagaggggggtgaatagcatctcacccaaatcgattgcttcctataatgttagttcacagcgaaaatacaaaaacaaatattaacaagagaaagcaaacctaacacattgatttaacgtggtttggagataaagatcctactccacgactgtctgtaaggtggacgatcccgatccgtaggtggatgactcctcggaaaACCTCCAGCTATCttaagctccttgtcggtggagaaacctcgccacaaacacttgaatacaagcacaccgatcacacgaaggcttgagagactctaataggctttaacaaagtctatttcgtcaaccatgcccaagcaccccgagctctattaaatagagctcgagaggaaaacactaagctgttttcccgctaccagtcgattggtcctttaagtgaagctgaCCGTTACCCAACGATCGACTACTAGTCGGTACTGCTatagtataccagtcgactgctacagtgtattaGTTACCTGCTACAgtaaccagtcgactgctacagtgtcgcaTATTGCTGCTACAGTGAAACCTAAGACCATAAGATTTCGccccgagtacaatcactcagcactcgtcctcgcccgaccaacctagacctagccttcttcatcagcctcgcatccctcggatgtctccccatccttcatgtcttgccttctggagcttcctttggccttgtccttattgtcgggtcttcctttgccaagaggctcctcacctccgggacttcatccattgccaagtcacacttggacttacgttgtcaagactacatacttggacttacaccgccaagactcatccttggacttttctcctctgccaatattacacttggactttccttattgtacctgtatcctgcacactcacaatgcatatcaaatacaataataaacctaacttaaacttttgcccaaacataaaaacctagggcacctagattgctccaacacatttTCCTCATGTTCTTGAAGTAATACTATGTAATCATCCGAAATAGTACTCCTCCTTTCTCTAGTGGACCTTCGTAAAGGCACTTGTTCTACATACACTGGTTCTTGAGGTTGTTGAGTTTGTTCTTCTGGGAGTTGATTAACAATGTCTTATTGTTCTGGTATTGCATCCTGATCACTGACAAGAATAAAATCCTGATTATTATTATAAGCAATCATAGGAATATAAATCATTTCCTCTTAAAGAATAGTGggaatacattcctcctcaaaGACAATGTTAGTTACTTTGTTCTTCCCCCCAAACTCAATATCCTCAAAGAACGTTGTTGTTCTCATCTCAAAGATGGTCTTTACTTTGGGATCATAAAACTTATAGTCCCGTGATCGCTcagaatatccaataaagtagttaCTCACAGTTCTGGAGTCCAATTTCTTTTCATGTGGCCTATACGGTCTAGCCTCAGCTGGACATCCCCAAATAAGAAAATGTTTGAGACTTGGCTTTCGCCTTGTCCAAAGCTCAAAAGGTGTTTTAGTAGTTGCTTTAGTGGGTATTCGATTTAGAATGTAAGCTGTTGTCTTCAATGCTTCTCTCCAGAGTGACATTGGTAAGGTTGAATGACTAATCATACTCCTTACCATATCCTTAAGAGTTCGATTACGTCGTTTAGTTACACCATTCATGCCTAGTGAGCCTTGCATGGTGTACTGTGGGACGAttccacactcctctaggtattgAGCAAAAGGTCCTGGACGTTGCTCACTTGAACCGTCATATCTACTgtagtattcaccaccacgatcagatctaactttcttaattcttttgtctagttgattctcaacttcatccTTAAATGATTTAAAACGTCCAATGTTTGAGCCTTCTCATAAATAAGAAATAGATATGCATAACGAGAATAATCATCAATGAATGATACAAAATATTGTTGACCATTCCAAGAAGGTGTTGGAAATGGTCCACAAACATCTGTATGTATCAATTCCAATACTTCTGTAGCTCTATATGCACCCcctttctttcttttggtttgTTCGCCCTTAATGCATTCAACACAAACATTTAGGTTTGTAAAATCAATGGAGTGTAAAATTCCATCCGATATAAGTCGTTCAACTCTATTTCTAGAGATGTGTCATAAACGTTTGTGTCATAAGGCACTTGAGTTTTCATGATTAAATTTACGCTTAATAACACATGATTCCGCATTCAGGGTTTTAATATAAGAAGCATTTGTATCAAGCATATATAGATTGTCAGAAATTATAAGTGAACCGGTTCTAATAACAATAGAATTAATAGATAAACTGAATTGATTGTTTCCAAACGAACAACAATAACCTAATTTGTCCAAAACAGAAACAGAAACCAAATTCCGTCTAAATGACGGTACAACAAAAGTATCTATTAAGTCTAAATAATAACCAGTGTTTAACAACAATCTAAAATTCACTATTGTTTCCACCTCAACCAACTTGCCGTCACCCATATAAATGTATCTTTCAGCATCAGTTGGCTTTCGATAGCTCAGACAACTCTGCATTGAAACACTGATGTTAGTAGTAGCACCAGAGTCTAACCATCAAGTGTTTCGAGGTACTGAAGCTAAATTTACTTCAGaacaaactaaattaaaaaatgtaCCTTTTTTCGCACGCCAGGCATGATTCTTAGGACATTCTTTTTTGACATGATCAGGCTTGTTACAGAAGAAACAACCTTTCTTGTCTGTATCCTACTTTTGTTTCTTCACATAACGACCTTTAGTAgcctcattctttcttttcttgccCTTATCTTTAGGGGTGCTTGCCAAATAGGCACTTTCAGCATTGATTTGTTTCAACCTCTTTTCCTCTTGAACACAATATGAAATGAGCTCATTAAGAGTACATTTCTCTCTTTGACAGTTATAATTGATCTGAAATTGACTAAATTGGTTCGGAAGAGAAATAAACACTAAATGCACAAGCATGTCATCCGACAATTCAAGATTAAGTGCCTTTAATTTTGATGCAAGGTGGGACATTTCCATAATATATTCTCGAATatttcccttgcctttatactTCATGGAAATCAAGCTCTTCAAAATTGTGCTTGTTTCCGCCTTATCATTTTTGGCAAAGCGCTTTTCAATCTCATCGAGATATTCCTTAACTTTGGTGACACTATGAGACACTGCACCCCTAAATGCCTCAGGTATACCGCGCTTGATGATCATAAGACTCATACAGTTAGAGCGATCCCACTTCTCATATTTAGCCCTCAGTTCAGAGGAACTAATATCTGTAGGAGCAGTGGATTGCTCTGTCCTAAGCGTAAGATCTAGATCCATGCAGCCAAGAACAATTAAAATGTTCTCCTTCCAATCCTTAAAATTTGTACCATTAAGGATCGACATTGAACTTAAGTTAACAGAAATAGTAACAACACTTGCTGAAAAAAGAACACAAGAATTATAATataaataacatgctcattttgaatcaattaaaataaatgataaaTCTCATCTAAAGATATTTAGTGCGATAACAAATCAAGTCTTTGGACAGTAATATTATTTGTAAGTGGTACTTTTGTTGTAATAATCAAACACTAACAATAATGCATGACAAATAATAAACTTATCTTTGGATCGATTTATTAcatgcatgaaacataacaaataAAAAAACCTGATAATTTTTGTTAATgtatatttgttaagtataaattttCCTTTGGGTCGATTAATACTCATATAAATATACACATTTACACTTTATTTAATACCTCAATAATATctcaatatttcaaataaaattaaattcaaataataaaagttgacatataattcaaatttaatttaatttaaaataatagatattaatAAACCCCatataatctaattaaattaataatataaaataaattgattatttaattcaaataataaatttaatggaTTATCATTTAATAGGATAAATTATATTACTTATGTATAATATTTCGATTCCTCAGCGAAACATGCAccaattgtttttatttttttaattatttttaatgtcaaaattcaaaaatatcaaAAGTTGGCAAAAACGATTTCTTCCTAAATGTGGCCTCACTCCACGTTCCACGTAAGTGGCCAGCAGGCCATGTACGTGgcctttggttttttttttttttctaaaaaccatttACGAAGAAACGAACTGTTTCTTCGTCAGCTTCGTCACACGCATCCATGTCGCACAAACTGACACAACCACAGTTGCTGACCACGACAACCAACCGACTGGATATCGGGATAGTCAGCGGCCCTTTCTAGCGTCGGACGCCGATCATGAAATAGTGAGAGGCGGCCATGGCCAACTCACCGGCCAACTATAACGCTTTATTCTGTCTCAAAAAACTACCTCCAACATGATGTTGTTGCCGGTGGCACAATGTTGGTCATATGCGCTCGCTCGCAATGAGCAGAAAATGTGAGAAGCGGCGTTTAGCATGTTGTCTGTCATCTTGGATGTCGTCGCCGGCCTAGGAAACCGATTGCAAGCAACCTCCTATGACACTTTCCTTTCCCCGGTGGAATTTGCGATGCTATCGCAAATTTTTCCAACCGATTGCGACACAGAATAGTACCGAAAATCGCGATGAATAAAATCGCAACATGATATATCATGAACCAAAACCGAGATTGCACAAAACAAAACTTTGTACCCaaaataaaaattttccttaagaataatagaaggctctgataccaattgataaaaaaattggGTTGAGAAATCTCAACACAAAACTTATGCATTCTATTCAATTCTTAAGAAATTATAAACGGAATAGATAAAATTACGGAAGCGTACCAGAATTCATAGCATGCAATCGATTTTGGGCAAGATATTCAATTTGCAGATCTTCCTTAGTATCCAGAGAGTTTTGTCGATGAAGAAACAATACAAAAGTATCATCTGCAGATTGGGACTAtaactcttatttatagaaacatAAATTTAcctatttctaatttgacccctcaATAAATTAGAAATTGTACATGGTATCCATATTAATTTATTCATAATAATTAAACCCTTAAGTCATATTCCTTAATTGTAAACTTGATCCCATTAAATTATGACTTATTTAATTGATtacattatatatttataattataattatgatcAACAATGACATCCATCCATACGATCACACAACTCATTTTATATCTCACAATATATATATGATGGGTTATCATTTCTTATCGCATTGTGAATACAATCAATAAACTCTTTAAGGCATTAGGAAGTCTTCTTCGACAATCTAACCATCATAAAAATAGTTGCGTTGTGTTCTTCTTTCCCCTAGAATCTGATCGATAGCAACACATACGCTATCAAACAAACAGTCATAGGAATGGTTGTGCCTACGGGCATGGCGATCCATCGGTGCTACGAGTCCACACCCTTGTCGAGAAAGCAGGGATGAATGGAATGACCATCAATGGTTAATTGGTGGAGATGATGAAGCAAAAGGGAGCTCCACTAGATCGAACTCGATCACCTCGAGAGGGTGCCTAGAGTTGCTACTAGGCTAGGCTAGGCTAGCTGGTTGCTATTTATTAATTGTTGCTCTCCATCGCCCGATCGAGCAAGCTCATTGTCATCCTCCACCTCTCCCTCTGAGGTATATCAATCAACATGGAGCTTTTAATGATTGTGTTTACTTGGAAGgttaaattcttcttatttttcttcCCCATTCAATCTCCAAATCAGGTAGAAATGGACTGAAATGGATATCGAAAAGGAAAGAGATAAattgaaagaagaaaaaaatcaattctattcattttatgttattttcttttcataatttatcttggaaaggaataaaaggaaggaaGGAATTTAATTCGGtctaattttactattttatttcggtccaataaataaataaataaattctgtATAATTAGGGAAGAGGAAGAAATGCAATTATGTATAACATGGAAATGAATTTAAGAGGTTAACaaacacacacaaaaataataataataaactaaaaaagaataatttaatttctttctttctttcgatCAAATTAAAggctaaattttaattaaaagagaCGAAAAAAAATTTGAATCCCTACCCTGGAAGGGGTAAATCACAGAGGCCTATTCAGCCTTGGGTTCAAGTATCAACTCGGCTATCGGGAAAAGAAATCTACTATTGGTACCCTAACAAAGTTGGAAATTTGAATGCTGTGCTCAAAAAGAGCGATTTCTTTGAGCAAATATGCACCCAATGACGAGATCGAAGCAGGCAAGATAAGAAAAAGGGGGAAATGAATCGAAATCTAGGCGccgatcgaaaaat
Coding sequences within it:
- the LOC122013632 gene encoding uncharacterized protein LOC122013632; the encoded protein is MDACDEADEETVRFFVNASVVTISVNLSSMSILNGTNFKDWKENILIVLGCMDLDLTLRTEQSTAPTDISSSELRAKYEKWDRSNCMSLMIIKRGIPEAFRGAVSHSVTKVKEYLDEIEKRFAKNDKAETSTILKSLISMKYKGKGNIREYIMEMSHLASKLKALNLELSDDMLVHLVFISLPNQFSQFQINYNCQREKCTLNELISYCVQEEKRLKQINAESAYLASTPKDKGKKRKNEATKGRYVKKQK